In Actinoplanes lobatus, the DNA window CTCCTCGCCGTACCGCAGCACGGGAGTGCCCCGCAGGCTGAACTGGAGCGAGTAGGCGAGTTCCAGCCGGCGCCGGTCGTTGCCCAGCATCGGGGCCAGCCGACGGCGGATGCCCCGGCCGTACAGCCGCATCTCCTCGTCCGGCCCGAACTGCTCGAACACCTCGCGGCGCTGCTCGGCGGTGAGCCGGGACAGGTCGATCTCGTCGTGGTTGCGCAGGAAGGTGGCCCACTGGCCGCCGGCCGGCAGCTTCGGTGTGTCGCGCAGCGCGTCGATGACCGGCTCCGGGTCCCGCCGGGCCAGGGCGAGCACCATCTTCGCGTTGAGCATGAAGTCGAACAGCATGTGGATGCGGTTGCCGGAGCCGCTCTCGTCGCCGAAGAAGGCGACCAGCCGCTCCGGCTCCACGTTGGCCTCGGCCAGCAGGATCGCGTCGCCGCGCCGCCACTGCACGTGCTGGCGCAGTTCGGTGAGGAAGTCGAAGTCCATCGGCGAGGACGGGTTGCCCGGCTCGGTCTCCTCGATGATGAACGGCACCGCGTCCATCCGGAATCCGGCCACCCCGAGCTGCAACCAGAACGCGCAGATCTTCTTGATCTCGGCCCGGACCTCGGGATTCCGGACGTTCAGGTCGGGCTGGAACCGGTAGAACCGGTGGTAGTACCAGAGCTTCGCCGTGCGGTCGTAGGTCCAGGTGGCCTCCTGCTCACCGGGGAAGACCATGCCCTGGTCACGGTCCGGCGGAGCGGTCTCGCTCCAGACGAACCAGTCACGGTACGGCGAGTCCGGCGACGAACGCGCGGACCTGAACCACGGGTGCTGGTCCGAGGTGTGGTTCACCACCAGGTCGATGATCACCTTGATGCCCCGGTTGGCGGCCTGATGCAGCAGTTCGGCGAAGTCGCCCAGGCTGCCGAACCGGGGGTCCACGTTGTAGAAGTCGGACACGTCGTACCCGTCGTCGCGGCCGGGCGACGGGTGGACGGGGTTGAGCCACAGGCAGTTGACGCCGAGCCGGGCCAGGTAGTCGAGCCGTCCGATCAGGCCGCGGATGTCACCGCAGCCGTCGCCGTCGGAATCGGCGAACGAGTCGATGTCGAGGCAGTAGACGACGGCTTTCGAGTACCACCGGTCATTCATGCGCCCTTACATGTCCGTGGCCCCGGCCGGCCAAACGTTCCCGGAGGCCCA includes these proteins:
- a CDS encoding alpha-amylase family protein, whose translation is MNDRWYSKAVVYCLDIDSFADSDGDGCGDIRGLIGRLDYLARLGVNCLWLNPVHPSPGRDDGYDVSDFYNVDPRFGSLGDFAELLHQAANRGIKVIIDLVVNHTSDQHPWFRSARSSPDSPYRDWFVWSETAPPDRDQGMVFPGEQEATWTYDRTAKLWYYHRFYRFQPDLNVRNPEVRAEIKKICAFWLQLGVAGFRMDAVPFIIEETEPGNPSSPMDFDFLTELRQHVQWRRGDAILLAEANVEPERLVAFFGDESGSGNRIHMLFDFMLNAKMVLALARRDPEPVIDALRDTPKLPAGGQWATFLRNHDEIDLSRLTAEQRREVFEQFGPDEEMRLYGRGIRRRLAPMLGNDRRRLELAYSLQFSLRGTPVLRYGEEIGMGDDLALPGRNAIRTPMQWSLLPNGGFSSAGEDDLIRPVISGGEFGFEKVNVTLQRHDPASLLSWFERMIRTLREAPEVGSGRCTHVDVPAPRGVLAHRADDVTGTMLFVHNLSDAEAVVDLSGLAGEAEFPNDVLADQEYPEPDGLDKIKVSGYGYRWIRMRRTT